One Nocardioides luti DNA window includes the following coding sequences:
- the pepN gene encoding aminopeptidase N: MSTPTQSLQHSEAQARFDLLDVTSYDVDLDLASDEATFRSVTTVRFTSRGGPTFVDLKPVGVTSLHLNGSPLDADLLDRGRLPLDTVAGDNELVVDATMRFRNDGEGLHRSVDPADGKHYVYGMSFMDAAPSIFACFDQPDLKAPYTFHVTAPADWVVVGNAPGTQVETGRWEFATTPPLSTYFVTLVAGPYHLVRDEHDGIPLGLSARASIAKDLDADADELFTMTRQCFDEFHRLFGIRYPFGDYHQAFVPEFNAGAMENPGCVTFRDPLIFSSRVTRGVRIARATTVAHEMAHQWFGNIVTPRWWDDLWLNESFAEYMGNRVTADVTEYDDAWVHNAYARRQWGLVADQRPSTHSVAGNGAFDASAALQNFDGISYAKGSSILKQLNATLGDEVFFAGAIDHFTQHRFGNATMHDLFASWESAGAGDLSSFTSNWLRTAGPDTIALDRAAGVVRRTAPDGHPAERSHALRVASAAPGGTWQVEPLTVDADTTAYAVEEGAAVVLDPYEDTWALVLPDDTTVQALKTLLPTTDDSLLRAGIWNSVRSGFHNAAVDPADVLDLLEAGLPIEDVDDAVFYTLPWLLTKVAALAADPRAALVRIHAAATAKGATAEAGSTLQLSAFQAAVSSATDSGELRSWLAGRVLADGLEIDLDLRWRILVQLAVLGETDREELQAALDAEPTARSRVEHARAVASLPDAQAKAWAWQHFTGELDVPNYELEAIGLGMWRVGQEQLTDPYVDRYFADLPGTVEKRSGWLLADAAESFFPSTSLTESTLAQAHALITDESLDLAIRRRLVDEADELGRRMAIRQRYSPS; the protein is encoded by the coding sequence GTGAGCACCCCCACCCAGAGCCTCCAGCACAGCGAGGCCCAGGCCCGCTTCGACCTCCTGGACGTCACGTCGTACGACGTGGACCTCGACCTCGCCTCCGACGAGGCGACCTTCCGGTCCGTCACGACGGTCCGGTTCACCTCGCGCGGCGGGCCGACCTTCGTCGACCTCAAGCCGGTCGGCGTCACGTCGCTGCACCTCAACGGCAGCCCGCTCGACGCGGACCTGCTGGACCGCGGCCGCCTGCCCCTCGACACGGTCGCCGGCGACAACGAGCTCGTCGTCGACGCGACGATGCGCTTCCGCAACGACGGTGAGGGCCTGCACCGCTCGGTCGACCCGGCGGACGGCAAGCACTACGTGTACGGCATGTCCTTCATGGACGCGGCGCCCAGCATCTTCGCCTGCTTCGACCAGCCCGACCTCAAGGCGCCGTACACCTTCCACGTCACCGCGCCGGCCGACTGGGTGGTCGTCGGCAACGCCCCCGGCACGCAGGTGGAGACCGGACGCTGGGAGTTCGCGACCACGCCGCCGCTGTCGACGTACTTCGTCACGCTGGTCGCCGGTCCGTACCACCTGGTCCGCGACGAGCACGACGGCATTCCGCTCGGGCTCTCGGCCCGCGCCAGCATCGCGAAGGACCTCGACGCCGACGCGGACGAGCTCTTCACGATGACCAGGCAGTGCTTCGACGAGTTCCACCGGCTGTTCGGCATCCGCTACCCGTTCGGCGACTACCACCAGGCGTTCGTGCCCGAGTTCAACGCCGGCGCGATGGAGAACCCCGGCTGCGTGACCTTCCGCGACCCATTGATCTTCTCGTCGCGGGTGACCCGCGGGGTCCGGATCGCGCGGGCCACCACCGTCGCCCACGAGATGGCGCACCAGTGGTTCGGCAACATCGTGACGCCGCGCTGGTGGGACGACCTCTGGCTCAACGAGTCCTTCGCCGAGTACATGGGCAACCGCGTCACCGCCGACGTGACGGAGTACGACGACGCGTGGGTGCACAACGCCTACGCCCGCCGCCAGTGGGGGCTGGTGGCCGACCAGCGCCCGAGCACGCACTCCGTGGCCGGCAACGGCGCCTTCGACGCCTCGGCCGCGCTGCAGAACTTCGACGGCATCTCCTACGCCAAGGGCTCGAGCATCCTCAAGCAGCTCAACGCGACGCTCGGCGACGAGGTCTTCTTCGCCGGGGCGATCGACCACTTCACGCAGCACCGCTTCGGCAACGCCACGATGCACGACCTGTTCGCGAGCTGGGAGTCCGCCGGCGCGGGTGACCTGTCGTCGTTCACGAGCAACTGGCTGCGCACCGCGGGCCCCGACACGATCGCGCTCGACCGCGCCGCCGGGGTGGTCCGCCGGACCGCACCCGACGGGCACCCGGCCGAGCGGTCGCACGCGCTGCGGGTCGCCAGCGCCGCGCCCGGGGGGACCTGGCAGGTCGAGCCGCTCACCGTGGACGCCGACACCACGGCGTACGCCGTGGAGGAGGGGGCGGCCGTCGTGCTCGACCCCTACGAGGACACCTGGGCGCTGGTGCTGCCCGACGACACGACGGTGCAGGCGCTCAAGACGCTGCTCCCGACGACCGACGACAGCCTGCTGCGCGCCGGCATCTGGAACTCCGTCCGCAGCGGCTTCCACAACGCCGCCGTCGACCCGGCCGACGTGCTCGACCTGCTCGAGGCCGGGCTCCCGATCGAGGACGTCGACGACGCCGTCTTCTACACGCTGCCGTGGCTGCTCACGAAGGTCGCGGCCCTGGCCGCCGACCCCCGGGCCGCCCTCGTCCGCATCCACGCGGCCGCCACCGCCAAGGGCGCGACCGCGGAGGCCGGCTCGACGCTGCAGCTGTCCGCCTTCCAGGCCGCGGTGAGCTCGGCGACCGACTCCGGGGAGCTGCGCAGCTGGCTGGCCGGCCGGGTGCTGGCCGACGGCCTCGAGATCGACCTGGACCTGCGCTGGCGGATCCTCGTCCAGCTGGCCGTGCTCGGTGAGACCGACCGCGAGGAGCTGCAGGCCGCGCTCGACGCCGAGCCGACCGCCCGCTCCCGCGTCGAGCACGCCCGCGCGGTCGCGTCGCTGCCGGACGCCCAGGCCAAGGCCTGGGCGTGGCAGCACTTCACCGGCGAGCTGGACGTCCCGAACTACGAGCTCGAGGCGATCGGCCTCGGCATGTGGCGGGTCGGCCAGGAGCAGCTGACGGATCCCTACGTCGACCGCTACTTCGCCGACCTGCCGGGCACCGTCGAGAAGCGCAGCGGCTGGCTGCTCGCCGACGCGGCGGAGTCGTTCTTCCCGTCCACGTCGCTGACCGAGTCGACGCTCGCCCAGGCGCACGCGCTGATCACCGACGAGAGCCTCGACCTCGCGATCCGGCGGCGCCTGGTCGACGAGGCCGACGAGCTCGGGCGCCGGATGGCGATCCGCCAGCGGTACTCCCCCTCGTGA
- a CDS encoding HAMP domain-containing sensor histidine kinase translates to MSRLPLRVRLVAGFVVAMLVLLSAAGAFVYWRVEYALDRGLDTELTQAGAVVAPLVAPSGRVTSTAAADATGTGWQVLDARGRVLDSGGTAPDTPLVPASDLAGVGPGGVTEDMGALLPVAAKPYRVRITPLAGGSRFLVLGVRRDHRDEALRELLLQLALAGLGALAVAALVGDLLARAALRPVETYRRRADEIAGGGERLRLDVPAGRDAEVTRLGHTLNDMLDALERSLEHERRFVNDASHELRTPLTLLSARLQLARRRTRTVAEHETTLDELAVDVARLTDLATQLLALGAPASGEPVGSDVARVVRDVVARRRATVPDGAPGTDLPAGDAPSSLAPQEVERIVTNLLDNAALHGAAPVLVRVRVVAPAWTVVEVRDGGPGMSGELLTTATGRFTRSAEARSRPGAGLGLALVDQLVRQADGELRLCSGGEHRTHGRAVPEVACEHGAATTVTVVLPQSGQE, encoded by the coding sequence GTGAGCCGGCTGCCGCTGCGGGTCCGGCTGGTCGCCGGCTTCGTCGTCGCGATGCTGGTGCTGCTGTCCGCCGCGGGCGCCTTCGTCTACTGGCGCGTGGAGTACGCCCTCGACCGGGGCCTCGACACCGAGCTCACCCAGGCGGGTGCGGTGGTCGCGCCCCTGGTCGCGCCGTCCGGACGGGTCACCTCCACGGCAGCCGCCGACGCGACCGGCACCGGCTGGCAGGTCCTCGACGCCCGGGGCCGGGTGCTGGACTCGGGCGGCACCGCTCCGGACACGCCCCTCGTCCCGGCCTCGGACCTCGCCGGGGTCGGCCCCGGCGGCGTCACCGAGGACATGGGGGCGCTGCTGCCGGTCGCGGCGAAGCCCTACCGCGTCCGGATCACGCCGCTGGCCGGCGGGAGCCGCTTCCTCGTCCTCGGCGTGCGCCGCGACCACCGGGACGAGGCCCTGCGCGAGCTGCTGCTCCAGCTGGCCCTGGCCGGCCTCGGCGCGCTCGCCGTGGCGGCACTGGTCGGCGACCTCCTGGCCCGCGCGGCGCTGCGTCCGGTCGAGACCTACCGCCGTCGCGCCGACGAGATCGCCGGTGGCGGGGAGCGCCTCCGCCTGGACGTGCCCGCCGGGCGGGACGCCGAGGTGACCCGGCTGGGGCACACGCTCAACGACATGCTCGACGCCCTCGAGCGCTCGCTCGAGCACGAGCGCCGCTTCGTCAACGACGCCAGCCACGAGCTGCGGACCCCGCTGACGCTGCTCTCCGCGCGCCTCCAGCTGGCCCGGCGGCGGACCCGCACGGTGGCCGAGCACGAGACCACGCTCGACGAGCTGGCGGTGGACGTCGCGCGGCTCACCGACCTGGCCACCCAGCTGCTGGCCCTGGGTGCCCCGGCCAGCGGCGAGCCTGTCGGCAGCGACGTCGCCCGGGTCGTCCGCGACGTGGTGGCCCGACGCCGGGCGACCGTCCCGGACGGGGCGCCCGGCACCGACCTCCCGGCGGGGGACGCGCCCAGCAGCCTGGCGCCCCAGGAGGTCGAGCGGATCGTGACCAACCTGCTCGACAACGCCGCGCTGCACGGGGCCGCGCCCGTGCTGGTGCGGGTCCGGGTGGTCGCGCCGGCGTGGACGGTCGTGGAGGTGCGGGACGGGGGGCCGGGGATGAGCGGGGAGCTGCTCACCACGGCGACCGGGCGGTTCACCCGCTCGGCCGAGGCGCGATCACGACCCGGCGCCGGCCTCGGTCTCGCCCTCGTCGACCAGCTGGTCCGGCAGGCCGACGGCGAGCTGCGCCTGTGCTCCGGCGGGGAGCACCGCACCCACGGGCGGGCCGTGCCCGAGGTCGCGTGCGAGCACGGCGCGGCGACGACCGTCACGGTGGTGCTGCCGCAGAGCGGTCAGGAGTAG
- a CDS encoding SpoIVB peptidase S55 domain-containing protein gives MSRGRALVSLAATIGLSLSAAAVVTGATPAQSAEPAGDCKAAYPVGDLARGDDVTGLTVTSGTTPTGFTGDVIGVLDDGIGPDLDMVIVELSSPEIDRVGGIWQGMSGSPVYASDGRLIGAVAYGLSYGASPVAGVTPFADMDDYLASAGRPGTIEVSDAQARAIARSSDVSRAQAAQGFSQLKMPLGVSGVSAQRLAQAKHSKKHAWLPKSAYSIGAAAAPAAGPGPETVVAGGNLAASLSYGDVTQAGVGTATSVCNGKVVGFGHPLGFLGETSLTLHPADALYIQKDTLGPPFKVANLGAPAGTITDDHLTGITGSFAGLPETSDVTSTVTYRDRSRTGASHVSVPEGTAGTVFYEAIGNHDRVVDGVISGSELLSWTINGHQADGSTFSLPVTDRYASDYDITFESSYDLADFTYALSAIKGVTIDDVTMTSAVDDDNSTYALTQVQQRRGGKWVTLGKGSPAVGKPGKKLHLRTLLTSPTDTRYVKVSVGVPSKLRHGRARIGVFGGSYNYSPYAYPSTLARAKKYVDTYVRNDQVVASFGGFYGGEEDVYFRGGSASAPTQGVSAPQAHVVTGSRNVKLVVR, from the coding sequence ATGAGCCGGGGCCGCGCCCTGGTCTCGTTGGCCGCCACGATCGGGCTGAGCCTGAGCGCAGCAGCGGTCGTCACGGGGGCCACGCCGGCCCAGTCGGCCGAGCCGGCCGGCGACTGCAAGGCCGCCTACCCGGTGGGCGACCTCGCCAGGGGCGACGACGTCACCGGTCTCACGGTGACCTCGGGCACCACGCCCACCGGCTTCACCGGTGACGTCATCGGCGTCCTGGACGACGGCATCGGGCCGGACCTCGACATGGTCATCGTCGAGCTGAGCTCGCCGGAGATCGACCGCGTCGGCGGGATCTGGCAGGGCATGTCCGGCTCGCCGGTCTACGCCTCCGACGGCCGCCTCATCGGCGCCGTCGCCTACGGCCTGTCGTACGGCGCCTCGCCGGTCGCCGGCGTCACGCCGTTCGCCGACATGGACGACTACCTCGCCTCCGCGGGTCGGCCCGGCACCATCGAGGTGTCCGACGCGCAGGCCCGCGCCATCGCGCGCAGCAGCGACGTGTCCCGCGCCCAGGCGGCGCAGGGCTTCAGCCAGCTCAAGATGCCGCTCGGGGTCTCCGGCGTCAGCGCCCAGCGCCTCGCCCAGGCCAAGCACTCCAAGAAGCACGCCTGGCTGCCGAAGAGCGCCTACTCGATCGGTGCCGCCGCGGCACCCGCCGCCGGGCCCGGCCCGGAGACCGTGGTCGCCGGCGGCAACCTGGCCGCCTCGCTGTCCTACGGCGACGTCACCCAGGCCGGGGTCGGCACGGCCACCTCGGTCTGCAACGGCAAGGTCGTCGGCTTCGGCCACCCGCTCGGCTTCCTCGGCGAGACCAGCCTGACGCTCCACCCGGCCGACGCCCTCTACATCCAGAAGGACACCCTCGGCCCGCCGTTCAAGGTCGCCAACCTCGGCGCGCCGGCCGGCACCATCACCGACGACCACCTGACCGGGATCACCGGCAGCTTCGCCGGCCTGCCGGAGACCTCGGACGTCACGTCGACCGTCACCTACCGCGACCGGTCCCGCACCGGCGCCAGCCACGTGTCGGTGCCCGAGGGCACGGCCGGCACGGTCTTCTACGAGGCGATCGGCAACCACGACCGCGTGGTCGACGGTGTCATCTCCGGCTCCGAGCTCCTGTCCTGGACGATCAACGGGCACCAGGCGGACGGCTCGACCTTCAGCCTCCCGGTGACCGACCGCTACGCCTCGGACTACGACATCACCTTCGAGTCGTCCTACGACCTGGCCGACTTCACGTACGCCCTCAGCGCCATCAAGGGCGTCACGATCGACGACGTCACGATGACCTCCGCGGTCGACGACGACAACTCGACCTACGCCCTCACGCAGGTCCAGCAGCGGCGCGGCGGCAAGTGGGTGACGCTGGGCAAGGGCTCGCCCGCCGTGGGCAAGCCGGGCAAGAAGCTGCACCTGCGCACGCTCCTGACCAGCCCGACCGACACCAGGTACGTCAAGGTCTCGGTCGGCGTGCCGTCGAAGCTGCGCCACGGCCGCGCCCGGATCGGCGTCTTCGGCGGGAGCTACAACTACTCGCCGTACGCCTACCCGAGCACGCTCGCGCGGGCCAAGAAGTACGTCGACACCTACGTCCGCAACGACCAGGTCGTCGCGTCCTTCGGGGGCTTCTACGGGGGCGAGGAGGACGTCTACTTCCGTGGCGGCAGCGCGTCCGCGCCCACCCAGGGCGTCAGCGCCCCGCAGGCGCACGTGGTGACCGGCAGCCGCAACGTGAAGCTGGTCGTCCGGTAG
- a CDS encoding formate dehydrogenase accessory sulfurtransferase FdhD: MRTRVEELFADGTERRHEDRLATEEPLEIRLAWPGAPARRVWVTMRTPGNDFELAAGWLVHEGLAPADAIAGVAYCTDVDLAPEQEFNVVTVTLSAPPVNDPGHRHDAQSAGSSACGVCGKDSVAAALSVTPAQRWAGALPAPDVVRRLPEALRERQAVFARTGGVHAAGLFDADGTLLVVREDVGRHNAVDKVTGARVLAAESPAAACLVVSGRAGFELVQKAATAGVGALVSVGAPTSLSARLASESGMALYGFTSASRCVRYS; the protein is encoded by the coding sequence GTGCGGACCCGTGTGGAGGAGCTCTTCGCCGACGGCACGGAGCGCCGCCACGAGGACCGCCTGGCCACCGAGGAGCCGCTCGAGATCCGGCTCGCCTGGCCGGGCGCGCCCGCGCGCCGCGTCTGGGTGACCATGCGGACGCCCGGCAACGACTTCGAGCTGGCGGCCGGCTGGCTCGTGCACGAGGGCCTGGCCCCGGCCGACGCCATCGCGGGGGTCGCCTACTGCACCGACGTCGACCTGGCGCCCGAGCAGGAGTTCAACGTCGTCACCGTGACCCTCTCCGCTCCCCCGGTCAACGACCCCGGCCACCGCCACGACGCGCAGTCGGCGGGGTCGTCGGCCTGCGGGGTCTGCGGCAAGGACAGCGTCGCCGCGGCGCTCAGCGTGACCCCCGCCCAGCGGTGGGCGGGCGCGCTCCCCGCGCCCGACGTCGTACGCCGGCTGCCGGAGGCGCTGCGGGAGCGGCAGGCCGTCTTCGCGCGCACCGGCGGGGTGCACGCCGCCGGTCTCTTCGACGCGGACGGCACCCTGCTCGTCGTGCGCGAGGACGTCGGCCGGCACAACGCCGTGGACAAGGTGACCGGCGCGCGCGTGCTGGCGGCCGAGTCCCCGGCCGCCGCGTGCCTGGTGGTGAGCGGCCGCGCCGGCTTCGAGCTGGTGCAGAAGGCCGCGACCGCCGGCGTCGGGGCGCTGGTCTCGGTCGGGGCACCGACGAGCCTGTCGGCGCGGCTGGCGTCCGAGAGCGGGATGGCGCTCTACGGCTTCACCTCGGCCTCGAGGTGCGTGCGCTACTCCTGA